A window from Drosophila nasuta strain 15112-1781.00 chromosome 3, ASM2355853v1, whole genome shotgun sequence encodes these proteins:
- the LOC132794439 gene encoding cytochrome P450 6g1, translated as MILTAILVAIVGALSAIYMWFQQRHCYWKRNGVPYIEPTPILGNTLTVFKQKSSFGLHISEIYNDPRMKDEAAVGIYVINQPALVLREPELIKSALIKDFNRFSNRYGRSDPHGDTLGSQNLFFVRNPEWKEIRTKLTPVFTSGKLKAMYPLMQEIAADLESHLARHNPGQTKKYISDLKDICSRFTMDSISAIAFGVNADSLQNPKGEFYEQGRKVLTATLLRSKDFFVAFFLPKLVSLFRIRFFTREYSDFIRNTINHVMEERERTATIRNDLIDVLVGLRKEAAEDPTKPHLARKKDFLVAQAGVFVTAGFETSSSAMSFGLMELAKQPELQKRLRNEIHEALQKDGGKLTYETITSLEYLGMVVDEVLRMYPVLPFLDREYMSIKGTPDLSLKPYYDYTLEAGIPVFIPVYGLQRDPKYWRNPNEFDPERFSPENRKTINAMAYQPFGLGPHNCIGSRIGLLQAKLGLVHFLKNHYVRTCSETVEDIEFDPNTFVLQLKKGLYLEIVNDKLYDDSTKNFI; from the exons ATGATCTTAACAGCAATACTTGTTGCGATTGTGGGCGCCTTGAGCGCTATCTACATGTGGTTTCAGCAAAGACACTGCTATTGGAAGCGTAACGGAGTGCCTTATATAGAGCCTACCCCGATTTTGGGTAATACCCTTACAGTGTTTAAGCAGAAGAGCTCCTTTGGCTTGCACATCTCAGAAATATACAATGATCCGCGGATGAAGGATGAAGCTGCCGTTGGCATCTATGTGATAAATCAGCCGGCATTGGTATTAAGGGAACCCGAACTAATTAAATCTGCGTTAATTAAAGACTTTAATCGTTTCTCTAACCGATACGGTCGTTCTGATCCACATGGTGACACGCTTGGTTCACAAAATCTATTCTTTGTGCGCAATCCGGAATGGAAGGAAATTCGCACTAAACTGACGCCCGTCTTTACCAGtggaaaattaaaagcaatgtATCCTCTCATGCAGGAG ATAGCTGCCGACTTGGAGTCACATTTGGCAAGACATAATCCGGGCCAGactaaaaaatacatttcggATTTGAAGGATATTTGCTCTAGGTTTACAATGGACTCTATATCTGCCATTGCGTTTGGGGTAAATGCTGATAGCTTGCAAAATCCAAAGGGGGAGTTTTATGAGCAGGGGCGCAAAGTCCTCACGGCGACGCTTTTGCGCAGCAAGGACTTCTTTGTGGCTTTCTTTCTACCGAAGCTGGTTTCGTTGTTTCGCATCAGGTTCTTCACACGAGAATATTCCGACTTTATACGAAACACCATCAATCATGTGATGGAGGAACGGGAGCGCACAGCGACTATACGAAATGATCTCATTGATGTATTGGTTGGTTTACGAAAGGAGGCTGCCGAGGATCCCACGAAACCACATTTAGCCAGAAAGAAGGACTTTCTGGTTGCTCAGGCAGGTGTCTTCGTTACCGCCGGCTTTGAGACATCCTCGTCGGCCATGTCGTTTGGTCTGATGGAGCTGGCCAAACAGCCGGAGTTGCAGAAGCGTCTGAGAAACGAAATCCATGAAGCACTGCAGAAGGATGGCGGAAAACTAACCTACGAGACAATCACCTCGTTGGAATATCTTGGCATGGTGGTGGATGAGGTACTTCGTATGTATCCTGTGCTGCCTTTTCTCGATCGTGAATATATGAGCATTAAGGGTACTCCGGATCTATCCCTGAAGCCTTACTACGACTACACACTGGAGGCTGGCATACCAGTCTTTATACCCGTCTATGGTTTACAGCGTGACCCTAAA TACTGGCGAAATCCGAATGAGTTTGACCCGGAACGCTTTTCGCCTGAAAATCGCAAGACAATTAACGCAATGGCTTATCAGCCATTTGGCTTGGGACCACACAATTGCATTGGCAGTCGAATCGGGCTGCTGCAAGCTAAGCTGGGCTTGGTTCACTTTCTTAAGAATCACTACGTACGCACCTGCTCCGAAACCGTAGAGGATATTGAATTTGATCCGAATACTTTTGTTCTCCAACTAAAGAAGGGACTTTACCTTGAAATTGTTAACGATAAGCTCTACGATGATAGTACTAAGAATTTTATATGA
- the LOC132794440 gene encoding probable cytochrome P450 6g2 → MSLGMLLLLFVVLLALIYVLLRQHYSYWRRRGVPELRPCMLLGNLGGILSMRSSPADFICDLYNHPDAQGKPFVGIHVFHKPALLLRDPELIKRIMIKDFPKFSDRYSNSDYKGDPLGSQNIFFLKNPAWKEVRLKLSPFFTSNRLKNMLPLIDEVGCNLDAYLRQQPLHNERMRCFDLEAKELCALFTTDVIATVAYGVQANSFTQPNSEFRRHGRAVFQFSLKRAAEFTLVFFMPQMVPHLGFKVVPAEATKFLRNTINYVMAERERSNQTRNDLIDLLIDFKRSTQKAKADGRSDQFVFEGDILVAQAVLFFTAGFESSSSTMSFAMYELARNPEVQQRLRQEIKDALIASGGRITQQLIESLEYMHMILQEVLRMYPPLPFLDRECTLDPGYPLSPFHEFNVPKGMPIYIPAYALHMDPQYFPQPRQFKPERFSPENRKLINPYIYMPFGLGPHGCIGERFGFLQAKVGLVYMLRNHLVTTSERTQRRMKLDPKAIITQAKGGLHVRLVRDSLGV, encoded by the exons ATGTCGCTCGGaatgctgcttttgctgtttgttgtccTGCTGGCATTAATTTATGTCCTGTTGAGACAACACTATTCCTATTGGCGACGTCGTGGCGTGCCGGAGCTGCGTCCTTGCATGCTGCTGGGGAATCTTGGCGGGATACTGAGTATGCGGAGTAGTCCGGCCGACTTCATTTGTGATCTCTATAATCATCCGGATGCGCAGGGTAAGCCATTTGTGGGCATACATGTGTTCCACAAGCCGGCGCTGCTGTTGCGGGATCCGGAATTGATTAAACGCATTATGATCAAGGATTTTCCAAAGTTCTCTGATCGGTACTCAAATTCCGACTATAAAGGTGATCCGCTTGGTTCACAGAACATATTCTTCTTGAAGAATCCAGCATGGAAGGAGGTGCGTCTGAAGCTGTCGCCGTTCTTCACCAGCAACCGATTGAAAAACATGCTTCCACTGATCGATGAAGTTGGCTGCAACCTGGATGCATATCTGCGACAACAGCCGCTGCACAATGAGCGCATGCGATGCTTCGATCTGGAGGCCAAGGAGCTGTGTGCTCTGTTCACCACAGATGTGATTGCGACGGTGGCATACGGAGTGCAGGCCAATAGCTTCACACAGCCCAATAGCGAGTTTCGTCGTCATGGTCGCGCAGTTTTTCAGTTCAGCTTAAAGCGTGCCGCGGAGTTTACTTTGGTATTCTTTATGCCACAAATGGTGCCTCATCTGGGCTTTAAGGTGGTGCCAGCCGAGGCCACCAAGTTCCTGCGCAACACCATCAATTATGTAATGGCCGAAAGGGAGAGATCGAATCAAACCCGCAACGATCTGATCGACCTACTCATTGATTTTAAGAGAAGCACacaaaaagccaaagcagATGGCAGGTCGGATCAATTTGTGTTCGAGGGCGATATCCTGGTTGCCCAAGCAGTACTCTTCTTTACCGCCGGCTTCGAGTCCTCCTCATCCACGATGTCCTTTGCTATGTACGAGTTGGCCCGCAATCCGGAGGTGCAGCAGCGTTTGCGTCAAGAGATAAAGGACGCCTTAATTGCAAGTGGTGGACGCATCACCCAGCAGCTGATTGAGTCCTTAGAATACATGCACATGATACTGCAGGAAGTGCTGCGCATGTATCCACCATTACCGTTCCTAGATCGCGAGTGCACCCTGGACCCAGGCTACCCACTGTCGCCATTCCACGAGTTCAATGTGCCCAAAGGCATGCCCATCTATATTCCTGCCTATGCTCTGCACATGGATCCTCAG TACTTTCCCCAGCCTCGTCAATTCAAACCGGAACGTTTCTCCCCCGAAAACCGCAAACTTATTAACCCCTACATCTACATGCCCTTCGGCTTGGGACCTCATGGCTGTATTGGTGAGCGTTTTGGCTTTCTGCAGGCTAAGGTGGGTCTAGTCTACATGCTGCGCAATCATCTGGTGACCACATCAGAGCGCACTCAGCGACGCATGAAACTCGATCCCAAAGCTATCATTACTCAGGCTAAAGGCGGCTTACATGTACGACTTGTACGTGATTCCCTAGGAGTCTAG
- the LOC132794445 gene encoding small nuclear ribonucleoprotein F, with amino-acid sequence MSAGMPINPKPFLNGLTGKPVLVKLKWGQEYKGFLVSVDGYMNMQLANTEEVIEGSVTGNLGEVLIRCNNVLYIKGMEDDDEEGEMRD; translated from the coding sequence aTGTCGGCTGGCATGCCAATTAATCCAAAACCCTTCCTAAATGGACTCACTGGCAAACCGGTGCTCGTGAAACTAAAGTGGGGACAAGAATATAAGGGCTTCCTGGTGTCAGTGGATGGATACATGAACATGCAGCTGGCGAACACGGAAGAAGTGATCGAAGGATCGGTGACTGGAAATCTGGGTGAAGTACTGATACGCTGCAACAATGTGCTTTACATCAAAGGCATGGAGGATGACGACGAAGAGGGCGAGATGCGcgactaa
- the LOC132793301 gene encoding protein LTO1 homolog — MNGVRYRKSDFDYLYSKKRSGHTINTCGGVRYTLKLWSHCRHIATISMASDDINDLFDDILLTEETHARLGYEEGIRDGSTQGNQEGYQLGYAQGVQLGEELGGIYGQVVAQHQLEHTEKVQRTLQQLRTLIDQFPRNNDPEADIIGSVELIRNTHRRLTALLGTKKGRSTQELPTGAERKDLSF, encoded by the exons ATGAACG GCGTACGTTATCGAAAGTCCGATTTCGATTATCTCTACAGTAAAAAAAGAAGTGGCCACACAATAAACACTTGTGGAGGTGTGCGGTATACTTTGAAGTTGTGGTCACACTGTCGGCACATTGCAACAATCTCCATGGCATCGGACGATATAAACGATCTTTTTGATGATATCTTACTGACTGAGGAGACACACGCACGTTTAGGTTACGAGGAGGGTATCAGAGACGGCTCTACTCAGGGCAATCAGGAGGGCTACCAGCTGGGCTATGCCCAGGGCGTGCAACTAGGCGAGGAATTGGGTGGCATTTACGGACAAGTGGTGGCTCAACACCAACTGGAGCATACAGAGAAGGTGCAGCGTACGCTGCAGCAATTACGTACGCTAATCGACCAGTTTCCCCGCAACAACGATCCCGAGGCAGACATCATTGGCTCGGTGGAGCTCATACGCAACACGCATCGACGGCTTACAGCGTTGCTTGGCACAAAGAAAGGCCGCAGTACTCAGGAGCTGCCAACGGGGGCTGAGCGCAAGGATCTCAGTTTTTAG
- the LOC132794442 gene encoding probable methyltransferase-like protein 25 has product MESRVVGEREVKSALERLLSYLEPHWDFVNCHMVNYLTDNHWTHFVPEALRLETSTAKEINQIIEQQFWHSERDNLQFPAFANFLAECKRFRLEGCENAVLTSVEKLEQELSVAMETQLSIKEFMSAKKCHEVEQTAALVDKLVQSVSQPAQKASCCIVDAGDGKGYLSSRLALQYGHRVLGIDSNESNTENALTRNRKLQRAWNGLTERAELQSQGIIPPRRGKKAAQRETNSVSHSSMENYKTTARFITTDINLDDLVTQHFEQHSNGICLTGLHTCGNLATTCLQVFHAQNSCRILCNIGCCYHLLRERYSHQEFFGNKVVMEQQTEYGFPLSRYLQQKQLRLGRNARMLAAQSIERTLAAKELPNITLYYRALLELLVCRHAPQLKNELQVGKVRKFGSFSEYVQKCAKKLNAPWLAAVEEAELQALLKDHEQDRQYLELFYLIRMSFAPVLESVILLDRLLYLKELGYEHSYLIDLFDAVISPRHYAIVAIKQ; this is encoded by the exons ATGGAAAGCCGTGTTGTAGGCGAGAGGGAGGTGAAGAGTGCTCTCGAAAGATTGTTGAGCTATCTGGAGCCGCATTGGGATTTTGTCAATTGCCACATGGTCAACTACTTAACTGACAACCACTGGACGCACTTCGTGCCTGAAGCCCTCAGATTGGAGACTTCCACAGCCAAagaaataaaccaaattatagaacaacaattttggcatTCTGAACGTGACAATCTGCAATTTCCAGCTTTTGCGAACTTCCTTGCGGAGTGCAAGCGTTTCCGCTTGGAAGGCTGTGAAAATGCAGTGCTGACCAGCGTAGAAAAATTGGAACAAGAGTTGTCGGTAGCCATGGAGACACAACTGAGTATTAAGGAATTTATGAGCGCCAAGAAGTGTCATGAG GTGGAGCAGACTGCGGCGCTGGTGGATAAACTAGTTCAGAGCGTGTCGCAGCCAGCGCAGAAAGCGAGTTGTTGCATTGTAGACGCTGGTGATGGCAAGGGTTACCTCTCGTCTAGATTGGCGCTGCAATATGGGCATCGAGTGCTTGGTATTGATTCAAACGAGTCAAATACTGAAAATGCTTTGACACGCAATCGCAAGTTGCAG CGCGCTTGGAATGGACTAACTGAACGTGCAGAGCTACAGAGCCAAGGCATAATACCACCACGTCGAGGCAAAAAAGCGGCTCAACGTGAAACTAATTCAGTTTCACATTCCTCAATGGAAAATTACAAAACCACAGCTCGGTTCATAACCACAGACATAAACCTGGATGATTTAGTGACTCAACATTTCGAACAGCACTCCAATGGAATATGTTTGACAGGCCTTCACACTTGCGGAAATCTGGCAACAACCTGCTTGCAAGTATTTCATGCTCAGAACTCTTGTCGTATATTGTGTAATATCGGCTGCTGCTATCATTTGTTGCGGGAACGCTACTCACACCAGGAGTTCTTTGGCAACAAAGTAGTGATGGAGCAGCAAACGGAATATGGCTTTCCACTAAGTCGCTATCTTCAGCAGAAACAATTACGCTTGGGTCGCAATGCACGGATGCTTGCTGCTCAATCAATTGAACGTACACTTGCTGCCAAGGAATTGCCAAATATAACGCTCTATTATCGCGCACTACTTGAATTACTAGTATGTCGTCATGCACCGCAATTGAAGAACGAATTGCAGGTGGGTAAGGTACGAAAATTCGGCTCATTCTCCGAATATGTGCAAAAGTGCGCCAAGAAGCTCAATGCACCTTGGTTGGCAGCTGTGGAGGAAGCGGAATTGCAAGCATTGCTGAAGGATCACGAACAAGATCGTCAATATCTGGAGCTGTTCTATCTGATTCGGATGTCTTTTGCTCCGGTTCTGGAGAGTGTTATACTTTTGGATCGACTTTTGTATCTAAAGGAGCTAGGCTACGAGCACAGctatttgattgatttgtttGATGCAGTTATATCACCTCGACACTATGCTATTGTTGCTATCAAGCAATAA